Part of the Crossiella cryophila genome, TTACCCGGACCGAGGTAGGGACTTCACCAGTGTTGGCGCGGCGGTGCCGACCGGAGGAAGTGCGTGCCGCGCAAGGCATCCCGACCGACCGTTCGGTCGGTAGGGATGCGTGGGTCAGGTTGATCGACTGCCGCCGGTGCCCGCCGGGGCCCGCAGCGCTTCGGCCAGCTGGACCCGGCGCTCGATGCCCAGTTTGCGGTACGAGCTGGTCAAATGCTTCTCCACGGCCCGCCTGCTGATCTCCAGCCGACTGGCGATCTCGTGGTTGCCCAGACCTCGCGCGGCCAGCTCGGCCACGGTGGCCTCGGTGGGGGTCAACCGGGTGGCCGGGGCCGGAACCACCGGGCTGTCAAGGGAAACGGCGCTCTGGCTGGTACTCGCCATCATGCCCTCCTCGGCCCCGCCGCGGCCCTCCATCAACTGCTCGGCGAGCTGCCCCGCCTGGGCCAGCACCCGCTCTCCCTCGGCGGGCGAGGTTTTCTGAATGCGCTTTCCCAACCGTTTCAGCGTCCAGGCCAATTCGGTCTTGTTACCGGCCTGCCGGAACAGTTCGGCGGCCTGGCGGAGATGTTCGACGCCGCGCGCGCCGGGGGTGAGAATGCCGAGCAGATGGCTGCCGCGGGCGATTCCGTTGGGCGATCCCCAGGCCAGCGCGCGCCGCTGGTGTTCCTCGGCCAGCGCCATGGCCTCGGCGTGCTGGCCGACCCGGTGGTGCAGGGCGGCGGCCATGCACTGCCAGGGCAGCACGGCCTGGTTGCGCCAGCCCGCCCGGTCGAGCAGGTTGCCGCCGTCGAGGATCTGGGCCAGCGCGGCCTCGTGGTCGCCCGCGGATTCGGCCAGCATGGCGCGCATGGTGCGGCGCAGCGCGTACATCCGCAGGTCGGTCTCGGAGCCGGTGATCTCCAGCGCGCGCCGGGCCAGGTCCACATCGCGGGTCACCATGGCCACCGCGCCAAGGGCCACCGCGGAGGAGACGATCATCTCCTGGGTGTCCCCGCCGACCAGGTCCACCGCGTGCAGCGCGGCCTCCTTGGCCCTGGCCACCTGGCCGCGGCCGAGCAGGGCCAGGCTGCACTGGGCCTGCACCAGGGACTGGAAGGCGGCCGGGGAGGGCTGGCGGGCGTGTGCGAGCACCGCGTCCAGCCAGGAGCCGGCGGCATCGCCCTGATCGGCGGCCAGCAGCACCGCGGGCAGGATCTGCATGAAGGAGCCGATCTGCACCGAGTTGGCAGGCACCCTGGCCACGATCTGGCGGGCCATCCTGGCCACCTCGGTGCTGGGCACCTCCCCGGTCAGCGTGACCGCCTCCAGCAGCACCACCCGCAGTTCCTGCTCGGCCGGGCAGGCGCGGCCCGCGTCGAAACCCAGTTCGCGCAACCGCTCCCCCGCGGTGGCCACCAGTTTCCGGTCCGGCATGCCTGCCTGCCGCCAGCGGGCTTCCAGCCGCAGTGCGACGTCGAGGTCGTGCCCGCTGAGCCCGTCGGTGGGGCCGATCTTGTCCCGGACGTCCTTGAGCAGCGCGGCCAGCTGCGGGTCGTAGCCGGAGACGCGCAGC contains:
- a CDS encoding AAA family ATPase, whose product is MTLRERGSELRQMREAVREVASGRGALLHIGGPAGAGRTALARALVELAAAEGALVLRASGAESERDLPIGVVRQLVTPLVYGGVEAEDTPRGMLAAILEGGGLDQTSEFGPGSLGCFVHGLHATLKRLSATQTVVVVIDDLHWVDEASLRALAFLASRLHGARLLVAVTTPDAVSERALLIQEILDVTGYRLEARAFTADTTAALVAQRFGPDCDPAFAEVCHEVTGGSPKALLALLDRAVHQRLRGQFTEVPRVRELSGALRREQLRALLRRDRVVSAFAIATVILAEQATELLLARLSELTPTECRTAKSVLRRVGGALDEIDGRVVPTAALTKVVSEFIGSAESSRLHRAAADHLAECGAGPEEVAAQLVQVDGMHDRRGLDLLKAAAVSARRRGAPEIAVRYFRRALLDSPPEDGRRAELLVELAATELDAWPAAAKQHLVQAARLLPDHRSRAEALSWMPLRVSGYDPQLAALLKDVRDKIGPTDGLSGHDLDVALRLEARWRQAGMPDRKLVATAGERLRELGFDAGRACPAEQELRVVLLEAVTLTGEVPSTEVARMARQIVARVPANSVQIGSFMQILPAVLLAADQGDAAGSWLDAVLAHARQPSPAAFQSLVQAQCSLALLGRGQVARAKEAALHAVDLVGGDTQEMIVSSAVALGAVAMVTRDVDLARRALEITGSETDLRMYALRRTMRAMLAESAGDHEAALAQILDGGNLLDRAGWRNQAVLPWQCMAAALHHRVGQHAEAMALAEEHQRRALAWGSPNGIARGSHLLGILTPGARGVEHLRQAAELFRQAGNKTELAWTLKRLGKRIQKTSPAEGERVLAQAGQLAEQLMEGRGGAEEGMMASTSQSAVSLDSPVVPAPATRLTPTEATVAELAARGLGNHEIASRLEISRRAVEKHLTSSYRKLGIERRVQLAEALRAPAGTGGSRST